ATAGAGCGTAATCGAGATCAACCCAGCAGCGGCAATACTTTCAACCGGAGCCGCGGCGGCGTTGTCGGTTTTTAATAATAAGCCATCATCGTCAGTATGTAAGCGCCCATTGCCCGTTAAATGAGTGTAGTGTTTACCGAGTTGGTTCAATAAACCTGCGCAGATAATCGCGGTTAAATTGCCGAGCATAACGGCCGGTAAAATTTGGGCGAATAGCTGCTTTTGTGGCAGGTTCATAATATCGGCATAACCGAGCGAGAGAGGAACTGCGCCTTCACCGATACCGCCAGCCATGATAGGAATCACGATATAAAAGAACGTATGATGTGCGCCCAAGCCCAAGGCCATGCCCGTGAGGGTACCCACAATAGCCGCGGCGACGGAGCCAACCGCGAGAGGAATAAAGATTTTAGCGAAGCCTCTTAAAATCGTCAGGCGGTGCATGCCGAGGATGCTGCCCACCACCACGGAGGCGATGAATAGGTAAAGTATATTAGTCGTTTGCCAGAAATCATTAATTGAGCTGACTAATTGGTTGGGCAGAAGTTGGTAATAGACCAGGCAGGAGGGCAGAAAGGTGGTGACAATCACGGGGCCGCCGATTTGGCGCAGTACCGGAATGCGAGCGCCTAGTTCGGCACACGTAAAGCCGAACGCGGTGAGTATCGCAATCATGACCGAAATATCGTTGGGAATTTTGTGCCAAGCAAGCAAAGCACCCAAGCAAGCAACGATAATGCAATATATCGGCAAGGGAACAATACCAATACTTTTATCCATGAGTTGCCACCAAATAGCTTGCCAACGCAAACAGAATGATTTGTCTCGTATTGATGAAGCATCCATTTAAAAGCCCTCTTTTTTATAGGTATAGATTATTTTTTATGGTTATGCAATTTATTTATATCAAGCACAAATATCCTGTGTATTTGCTTAAAGAGAGGAACCTTTAACCAGCAAATCCTGAATAGATAAAAATAAATTATTCGCAAAAAAGATATAGTATTTTTCTATTAATTAAATAATTTTCGACAGAAAAATTTATAGGCACCGAGATTGTTATGTCTCAATTACTGAGAATATTTAGAAACGTGCCTTAATCGTAAAACACAAAAATGCCGCAGGTACTTTAGCGAAAAAGATAAATAACTGATAAAGCAATAATAACAGTCGCCGCACCGCCAATACGAGTAGAAATTTGGGCAAACGGCATTAGCATCATACGATTCGACGCCGTTAAAATAGCCACATCGCCACCGCCCCCCATACCGCTATGACAGCCCGTTACAATTGCTGCCTCTATCGGAAATAGTCCAATTCTTCGACCCACCATAAAACCTGTCGCCATGAGCGATGTTACCGTTGCAAACACCGTAGCCATAAGCGGCACAGTAAACACAGCAACCAGCTTATCCCATGGCGTAACCGCCACCCCAATTGCAAAAAGAAGAGGATAAGTCGCTGTAGTTGTAAAGAAATAATGCAACCCTGCCGCCCCCTGATGCATTGAAGGAGTGACAAAATTAAAAAGCTTCATGAGTATCGCAATCACCAACATAACAATGGGCGCCGGCCATGCAAATAATTGGTGCGCTAATACTCCGATCAAATAAAAAGTAATAGCAGTAACGCCAGCAACTGCGATATTTATTAAAAATTGTCTGCTATCCAAGTGCGAGGTCTCGTTTTTCTCTATATGTTCGCCAACATTTTGATTTTTTTGCAGACGCCCATCGCCCGAATAATGGTTGAAGCGCCGCCCTAGCAAATGCAATACGGCCGATAAGGTGATAGCGCAAAGATTAGCAAACATGATGACCGGTAAAATTTGAGCCAGTACATCCCCTTGGGGCTGCTCAAGAATTTTCGCATAGCCAATTGATAACGGAATCGCGCCTTCGCCAAAGCCACCCGCCATAATTGGCACGATAATAAAGAAAAATGTATGAAAAACATCCAAGCCAAACATCCAACCGACCAACATACCTGTGAATGCAGCAACGATCGAGCCACAAACTAACGGCACAAAAATTTTTGCGAAGCCTTGGATAAGCGTAAGGCGATCCATACTTAGAACGCTACCTACTAAGACTGTTGCAATAAATAGGTAAAGCGGATGGTCATTCTTCCAAAAGGCTTGGATTGGAGCGACTAATTCATATGGAAGATAATGGTGTGCAACTAGATAAGAAGGAACAAACGTTGCCAGTATCACTGAGCCACCAATATGCTTGAGAAGTGGGACCGATCTACCTATTTCAGAACACGTAAAACCACCTATTACTAGCACAGCAATCATCGAACATATGTCATGGGGCAACTGATGTGTCCGCAGCAGAATGAACAAACATGCCGTCAGAAGCAGATAAAGTGGAAGCGGGATAATCCCGATAGACTTGCATGATACTGCCTTGCTCTGAATCCATTGCGCGAAATTTTTCATTGGCTCATCAATCGAGTAAATTGCTGTCATCCAATTTTATTTTTATTCTTTGCGCAGCACAATCTCTTTATCCACACAGGGCCTGGCCAAAACTTTATTTCCATCTTTATGCTTACTCCTCTCCGATATTTAATCGGGTGAGGGTATGAGTGTTACTCATTCATCCTACCAGGTGGGACTTCATAAACAGCCAGCCCGCTGGATTCTGGAAACAGCAGATGACTATCAACTATGCGTCTTAACTCATAAAAATCAGATACATTGCGAACTACGGAGGGCCCATTAATAGGAAGCTATGCTTGCCATGTGGAGTTACCACTTATAGAAAAATCTTTCCCAATTTATGCAGATAATCCGATCAATGCGATTTGCAATGCCTCTCAATTTTATTCTAAAAATTTAATTTATTGGGGCTATACGATCAATTGGGATAAAAAATGAAATTTAACGAAATGAAAATAAGGGAGTTTATTTTTTTAATGAGGTTATTGGCGAATTTCTATGATCTAAACAGCGTGCAGTTAACTTCCTTTCACGGACAGCAAATGTTTTCGATTAATTAATTGGAAATAGATGTGAAATTTTGTGTAATTTGGCATGCCCACAAGGCGAAACGGAATCCATCCTGCCAAACTTGAAGCAGTCCAACTCATGTAGAGAATCATTAGGTTGCGTGTCGTTTTTTGCAAATATTTCCTTTCAAAATTAATCGGTGATACATAGCCGAGAGCGGAATGTAGGTAAAAAAACAATAGCTTTTTGGTTTTTTCGAAAAAAACAACTTACCCTTTGGACAATCATGTACTTATCCATTTACTAATGAACAGGAGAGGCGCATGAAAACAACATGGTTACCTACCAAGGGATTGGCTAGCTCGTCAGAAACTAAATCTAGCAACCCTGGAAAATCTTCAGGGATTTTAAAAAATGCAAAGCTTACTTATAAGCCTGATTTAAAAATAAATTCATCTTCTAAAAAAATACAAAAAACAAAAAATATCGGCAATATGAATTTTGAGTTTCATAATGGCACTCATGGTAAAAAGAAAGCAGAACAAATGCGTCTCAAAAACAAATATCATGTATTAGTATCGGGTAAAACACACCAGTCTGAACACCCTATTGGATGCAACGTACTTCTTGCTGGTCTACCGCGATATGGCACTCCAAGATTTAAGCAGGAATTTAGTGAGAATGGAAAGTGGACTCAACTAGCCAAGCAAAATAATCCATTAAATTGGAAAGCCGACCTTGAAAAATTGAAAGAGACAATCCGGGACATTGAAAATTTTGCACCAGCCTATCAAGAAGTCTTAACAGCACATAACGTCGATAAAACCTATCTCGGTTTTGTTTACCATATAGGAACTGGAATGCACGGCTCAGAAACAGATCAAAATCCAGAAACAAGTAGTCGTGCTTATCGAGAATGTTTAACGATATATCTGCATAATAATCAACCTGGGGAGGCCATCGCATTTAATCAAAAATTGTATGCCAATACCACTTATTATCAATATGCCGTAAATGCACCTTCAAATGGATTTACGATTCCTGTGCAGCAGGCAAATAATTCTTATTTGCAAATGCTTACATTAACAAAAACAATCCCTTATCTAAACGAAGAGGGAAATGTGCAAATAGCAACCCTATCCACCCAAGGCAAACTCCATGCGTTTGAAGCTAGAGCAATGATGTTAAAAGCAGGGGCATATCCGAATTTAGAGGAACGCAAAAGATTCTTTAAATTGGTGACCTATACCAGCACTTCTCAAGAAGGAATTTTTTCACGTAAAGAAGCGCCAACAAAAGCCGAAAGCACTCCTATTGCAGTTCAGACGAATGGGCAAGCGGTCTTAAAAAAAGAGCATGACGACTACTTGAGGATGTGGAATCTCGGCTCAGGGGATAACTGAACAGAAAACTAGATAGCGCACCTTGAATCAGTACATCAAAGCGCTATCCGCATGCCTTTGCCAATTCTTTGCATATTCATGCATAAGCACCAGAAAATCCCGAATAATCAGCATATTCTCTGCATTTTTTCGCTGGGCCGCACGCATGGGCCTTCATTAAAGCCTGAAGTTTGTCGGTCCGCAAGTCGGCAAAAAATTGGCGGTGCATGGGTTGCTGACCTTACTCTGCGTGGTGCTCGGTATTATTGTTTATCTGTCATTTCGCTTCGAGTGGAAATATGCCATCGCACGCACCCGTGCCAATTGGCACGATGTAAACATTATTCTCGGCTTCTTTACATTTTTTCAATGGGAATTTTCACTCTCAGCCCTGGCGGCAATGCTCGCCGCACTAAGCTATTCAGTGAATGAATCAGCGGTAATTTCCGACCAGATCCGGAAGACTTTCCGTAAAACTTGCAAGTTAACCGTCATCGAGGTGATTAACCACGCGATTACGCGTACCATGCAATTTGGCTTAACGAACTAAATTTAACCCAATTTTAGGATAATCCTTACCTAATTTTTCTTTTACTGTCGCCATTGCTTCGTTGACTTTGTTTTTCGAATTTTCATTCGTCAGGGTTCTCATTAAAGAGGCATATTCTTTTGTGAGAGAGGCATAATCTTTTTCAGAAGTTAAGGCGCTGGCTTTCTCAATAAATGCATTTATTGAGCGTTTCTCAGCAATACCCTTCTCCACATTTAAAAGTATTGTGGGTGTGAGTGCTCCGTACTTATTTGGTTCAGCTTCAATAGCACTCTTCAATTTTTTTAGCGAAGCTAAATTAGGTGGGGTACCGGCTAAATCGCCGACGACATGTGTCCATCTGGCACGACGGTCTTGAATCCGCTCCTGCAGCAGCCCGTGCAACATAGTCCCCAACTTTGTTTTAGCTTTTATCTGCCCTTGAGTAAGGCCTTTTTGGTTTACGAGTTCTACATATAAGGGCATAGCTTCTGCAAGAGTTAAACTTTTTGTTCGCATACCACCTAATGCAAAAATCAGTTTCTCCGCTTTTTCTTGGCCTCCATGACTAATAGTTGAAGAGGAAGAGGCTTTCGTATTCTGAGTGGAAGACTTCTTAGAATGAGAAGCGTTAGATGTGCCCGTAGCCTGATAAGGTGGTGGCGATTGTTGCGACTGAACAGCCTGATAAGATGGCGGCGCTTGCTGAGACTGAGAAGCCTGATAAGACGGTGGCGCTTGCTGAGACTGAGTAGCCTGATAAGATGGTGGCGGTTGTTCAGACTGACTGCCTTCTTCAAAAAATGTATTTTTTGATCGTTCCTCTGCAATACCCTTATCCACCTTTAAAAGTATTGCGGGTGTGAGTGCTCCGTACTTATTTGGTTCAGCTTCAATAGCGCCCTTCAAATCTTTTAGCGAAGCTAAATTAAGTGGGGAATCGGCTAAATTGCCTACGACATCTTTCCAGCTGACATTAGGGTTTTGAAGCTGCTTCTGCAGCATCATCCCCAACTTTGTTTTAGCTGCCATCTGTCCTTTAGTAAGGTCTTTTTGGTTTGCGAGTTTTATATACAACGGCATAGCTTGTGCAAGAGTTAGATTTCTTGTTTGCATACCACTTAATGCATTAGTCAGTTCCTCCGTTTTTACTGGATCTCCATGATGAGTAGTTAAAGAGGAAGAGGCGTTCATATCCTGAGTGGAAAATTTCTTCTCAGAATGAGATGCACCAGACATGCCCGTAGCAAGATAAGCGGGTGGCGGCTGACCATATTTTGCTTGTGCCCCTGAGGAGGCTAATAGTTTTGATTGTTTGGGTTTAATGCCAGCATTGAAAAAATTTACTTGGAGAGATTTTGGTTTGCCGCCCAAGCCCTTTAAATCAGAATGATCCTTGAATGCAAACCCTGATGGTGTTCTCTGTGGAGTGTTTGGTGTGCTCGTCGGAGTGTTTTTCTGATGAATCTTACTATCAGGTAGCGTCAAATTCGAATGAAATTTTACATTTAACATTACCTTCCCCTACGTATGCAGTACTTAAACGCACTATAGAAGGTACCTGCATATTGTCTTGCTGCAATTTAGAAAAATGTAAAGCCAAGCGAAGTAGTGGGCTTACGCAAAATCTCTTACCCGCATAGATCCTCCAATCTATGCGGGTCTCGTTCTTTCTGCAACGTCGCCGTGTCGTATCAACTGTATAAGCGAAGCCGTTAATAGAACCGGGCCCTGGTTGATAGGAATAAAACCCTTTCGAAAATTAGTACGTCAAAGCGCTATCTGCATGCCGCTGCCAATTCTTTGCATATTCATGCACAAGCGCCGGAAAATCTCGAATAATCAGCATATTCTCTGCATTTTTTCGTTGCGCTGCATGCGTAAAATTAAAACTGCCGGTAATCAGCACTGAATGCGCGCTGTTAGCATCAATAATGATAATTTTGTTATGCGCGTTACGATACTTCACTTCGCGGCGCACCCAAATACCTGCCTTGGCCAGTGCGGTTATGCGCGCATCACGCCCTTCTTCTAGCCGCCCAGCATCCACTAATATCCGCACCTCAACGCCGCGCTCATGGGCCTTCATTAAAGCTTGGATAATGCGTTTATTGGATAACAGATACGCTTGCACAAGTACTTGTTTGCGCGCACCTTGCAAAGCGTCTACGATAAGTCCTTCAACATCATCACGCGGCACAAAAGCAGCCTGCATCGTGCCTTGCGCCTTTAATACGAGAGGCGGCGTATAAGCAACTGGTCCGCGGGCATCGCTTGCAGTCACTAAGGATGCCACTAAAACAAGCAGTCCGCTTAAACTGAAAAAGAGTTTCATGAGTCCATAACAAAAGCTTTTAATCCGAATTGGACGAAACTATAATTCAGATTAGACGTAAGTTAAATCCATATTAGACGGCGTTTAAATCCAAAATAGTCGACCCCGACGCAATGCTTTTTCCGCGCTTTTCGATTGAGTGCCTTCTATAAAGAGCTACGCAAACTGGCGCAGATCTGCCAAGACGAATTTAAGCTGGGAATTGTTTTTATAATGGGGAAAACATTATTCCATGCGGAGATCGTCTCTTTGCGGCGCCTATATCCTGTCTTTGGGGATCCGCCTAATTTGAACTTTAAACACAGCGCTCAAGCACTGCTGCAAAAAAACCATCGGTCATGTGTTGATGCGGCCATAGAGATAGATAATCCCCGGTATCAAGATCAATCTGCTGCTCAGCTAATACTTTATGAGCCGGCACTAATTGAAACTCTGGATGCGCGGCCATAAAAGCCTCAACCACCGCTTCGTTTTCTGCTGCGAGTAAGCTACAGGTAGCATAAACTAACCGTCCGCCTGGCTTAACCAGACGCGCGGCGCTAGCGAGAATCGAGGCTTGCTTCACCGCTAATTCAGCCACTGACGCTGGCGTTTGCCGCCATTTAAGATCCGGGTTACGCCGCAGCGTACCTAAACCGCTACAGGGCGCATCAATCAGAACACGATCAATCTTGCCAGCCAAGCGCTTGATTTTTGCATCATGTTCACTATCAATGCGTACCGGATGCACGTTAGATAAACCGCTTTTTGCAAGCCGTGGCTTAAGTTTAGCAAGGCGCCTATCAGCCACATCAAACGCATATAAGCGCCCGCTGGAGCGCATTTGCGCGCCTAGTGCAAGCGTTTTGCCGCCTGCTCCGGCGCAAAAATCAACCACCATTTCACCTCGTTTGGGGGCGACAAGATAGCACAGCAATTGGCTGCCTTCATCCTGCACTTCAAAATGCCCCTGCTCAAACGCGGACAAGCGATTTAATGCTGGCTTACCCGTCACGCGCACGCCTAAAGGCGCGAATGGCGTGGGCTGCGCCTCGATGCCAGCCTCAGCTAACAGGGCGAGTACGTCTGCCCGGTTTGCCTTAAGTGAATTCACGCGCAAATCGAGCGGCGCTGGGTGGTTGAGAGCAGCGGCCAGACTCTCGCCTTCGTCAACGCTCAAATTTTTCCCAGATATTTGCTGACTGAGGGCTGTGGCCAGCCAATCCGGTAGATTCATGCGAATGCGCGCAGGCAAGCTGGCCGGATCGATTTTTGAAACCCGCTCAAGCCATTCCACCTCAGCGGCAGAGACCGAGGGCAGCAAGCTTTGACGCCCCACCGTTTGCATCAATCCAAGCAGCGCAAGCCGCCGATTAGGCCGACTGCTACCGCTTTCAGCTAAATGCGCACACTCAAGTTTGCGGCGCAAGACGGCAAATACGGCTTCCGCGATAATGCCCCGCTCTGCATGGCCCAATTTCGGTTGAGAACGGAAAAAGCGACGTGTCACAGCATCTGCCGGTCCAGTAAACTTTAATAATTCGTTGAGCAAAGCCTCACTTTGCTCAATTAGCCAAGGGGCTAGTTTTTTCATATTAGATCTGCGCCAGTAATCAGGCATTGGGGTTCAGGGGGGGTCAGCGCCACGCGCGTGGCGTTAAGTGTCAGCCGGTCTTCGATAAACCAGCGGACGACACGCGGATAGAGAATATGTTCGCTCGCTAGGACACGCGCCGAGAGGGTGGCTTCATCATCGTCCGCCAATACTGGGACTACCGACTGCGCGATAATTGGCCCACCATCGAGCTGCGCGTTCACGAAATGCACCGTCGCGCCATGCACTTTAATCCCAGCGTCTAACGCGCGCTGGTGCGTATTTAGGCCACGGAAGCTCGGTAGCAAAGAGGGATGAATGTTGAGTATACGGTTTTCATAGCGCTCAATAAAAGGCGCCGTAAGCACTCGCATAAAACCAGCTAATACAATCAAATCTGGCGTAAATGAATCCAGCGCCGCCACTAACGCTGCTTCAAACGACTCGCGCTCAGGATAGTTTTTTGCCTCAACCGCAACGGTCGCAATCCCTTGCGCGCGGGCAAATAGCAAACCTTTTGCATCCGCCCGACTTGCAATCACAGCCACAATGCGCGCAGGCCAACGCTGAACTTCACAGGCGCGTACAATGGCTTCCATATTGCTGCCACGCCCAGAAATTAGAATTACAATTTTTTTCATTGACGGATTTTAACATTAGAGACGACCGACGCATTCGCTCTTCGTAATTAGCCCCTAGTGCTATACTTGCTAGCTCCCATATCCGAGCTAGTTAAAAAGGAAATGACCTAGCTCTAAGAACTATTTACCCAGCACAGCAAGCAGTTAAAATAGGCGGAACTTGAGCTTATGGCGGTATCGCATCGGAAAGTGTCAAACCATTCGCGCAATCGAGAGCGCCTCATTCACTCTGAGTATCATCATCGATCACAGCAGACCCATGGCTGCGCACAACGGCATCGAGACTGAACGTGAGAGTTTTTAGAGGTCTTTCTAACGCGCGCAATCCAGCGCCTTGCGCCTTAACCATTGGCAATTTTGATGGCGTGCACCGCGGGCACCAAATGTTGCTTGCGCGCCTGCGCGAGCAAGCTAAGCAGCGCGGCTTGCCCGTGTGCGTGATGACCTTCGAGCCCCATCCGCGCGAATTTTTTAATCCGGCAAGCGCACCGCCACGTATTGCCCTTTTGCGCGACAAACTTGAAGCGTTAAGTCTCTATGGCGTGGACCAAGTGCTGGTTGAGCCCTTTAATGCAACCTTCGCCAGCCAAACCGCCGATGCGTTTATCCAGCAGATCATCGTGCAAGGTCTAAATACGCGCTGGCTTTTGGTAGGTGATGATTTTCGCTATGGCGCAAAACGGGCGGGCGATTTTGCCGCCTTACAGACGGCCAGCAAACAATATCGTTTTGAGGTTGAGCAAATCGCTACCCTGACCAATGGCAGCCAGCGCATCTCTAGTTCCGCCATACGCGCGGCTTTGCTCGCTGGAGATCTGGCCCTGGCTCGCGTTTTGCTGGGCCGTTCTTATATGATGAGCGGCCATGTCATACATGGCAATAAACTGGGCCGCGAGCTGGGTTTTCCGACCCTGAATCTCAGGGTAGCGCCGCAACACCTAGCGCTTTCCGGGATTTTTGCGGTGGCGGTGCATGGGCTAGCCCAAAATCCATTGCCCGCCGTCGCCAGCCTTGGCATCCGGCCTACGGTCGACAATTCAGGCCGGATTTTGCTTGAAACGCATATACTCGATTGGCAGGGCGACGCTTATGGCAAACTACTACGCATTGAATTTCTAAAAAAACTGCGCGGCGAGGAGAAATATAATGACCTCGCCACGTTACGCACTGCAATTGCGCGCGACGTAGAAAACGCGCGGGCATTTTTTATCTCCTCTGATTATCACTATGAGCAACCCGAAAACTGATGCAAAACCGGCCGCAAAATATCCGGTTAACCTTCTAAACACACCTTTTCCAATGCGCGCTGAGCTGCCGAAGCGCGAGCCGCAATGGATTAAAGAGTGGCAACAGAAAAAGGTTTACCAAAAAATTCGCCAGGTTTGCCAGGGCCGCCCCAAATTCGTTTTGCATGACGGCCCGCCTTATGCCAATGGCGATATTCATCTTGGTCATGCCGTGAATAAAATTCTGAAAGACATGATTGTGAAAGCGCGCACGCTGGCGGGCTTTGACGCTGCCTATGTGCCAGGCTGGGATTGTCATGGCATGCCAATTGAAATTCAAATTGAGAAAAAATTTGGCAAAGCGCTGCCCACCACCGAAGTGCAACGCAAAGCGCGCGCTTATGCAAACGAACAGATTGAACGACAAAAAGCAGCTTTTCAACGCCTAGGCATACTCGGCGATTGGGATGATCCCTATCGCACGATGGCTTTTGCGAATGAGGCCAATGAAATTCGCGCCTTCGCCAAGATTTTTGAAAAAGGCTATGTCTTTCGTGGTTTAAAACCCGTGAATTGGTGCTTTGACTGCGGCTCAGCCTTAGCTGAAGCTGAAGTGGAATACAAAGATAAAACCGATCCTACGATTGATGTAGGTTTTGCGTTCGCAGAACCGGAAAAAATCGCTCAAGCATTTGGCTTAGCCACGCTGCCGCAACTCAAGGGCTGGATCGTTATCTGGACCACAACCCCGTGGACGATTCCCGCCAATCAGGCGCTTAATCTGCATCCCGAATT
The Mycoavidus cysteinexigens genome window above contains:
- a CDS encoding 2-hydroxycarboxylate transporter family protein, which gives rise to MDASSIRDKSFCLRWQAIWWQLMDKSIGIVPLPIYCIIVACLGALLAWHKIPNDISVMIAILTAFGFTCAELGARIPVLRQIGGPVIVTTFLPSCLVYYQLLPNQLVSSINDFWQTTNILYLFIASVVVGSILGMHRLTILRGFAKIFIPLAVGSVAAAIVGTLTGMALGLGAHHTFFYIVIPIMAGGIGEGAVPLSLGYADIMNLPQKQLFAQILPAVMLGNLTAIICAGLLNQLGKHYTHLTGNGRLHTDDDGLLLKTDNAAAAPVESIAAAGLISITLYILGILAHKLIGLPAPVSMLFLAVLAKLTYAVSPKLEDGARTVYRFFSTAVTYPLLFAIGITITPWNDLLAAFHLANIVTIVATVLTLTTVGFFVGRWVGLYPIEGAIINACHSGMGGIGDLAILTSSNRLQLMPFAQIATRLGGALTITVAIILLGSI
- a CDS encoding 2-hydroxycarboxylate transporter family protein produces the protein MTAIYSIDEPMKNFAQWIQSKAVSCKSIGIIPLPLYLLLTACLFILLRTHQLPHDICSMIAVLVIGGFTCSEIGRSVPLLKHIGGSVILATFVPSYLVAHHYLPYELVAPIQAFWKNDHPLYLFIATVLVGSVLSMDRLTLIQGFAKIFVPLVCGSIVAAFTGMLVGWMFGLDVFHTFFFIIVPIMAGGFGEGAIPLSIGYAKILEQPQGDVLAQILPVIMFANLCAITLSAVLHLLGRRFNHYSGDGRLQKNQNVGEHIEKNETSHLDSRQFLINIAVAGVTAITFYLIGVLAHQLFAWPAPIVMLVIAILMKLFNFVTPSMHQGAAGLHYFFTTTATYPLLFAIGVAVTPWDKLVAVFTVPLMATVFATVTSLMATGFMVGRRIGLFPIEAAIVTGCHSGMGGGGDVAILTASNRMMLMPFAQISTRIGGAATVIIALSVIYLFR
- a CDS encoding phospholipase D family protein: MKLFFSLSGLLVLVASLVTASDARGPVAYTPPLVLKAQGTMQAAFVPRDDVEGLIVDALQGARKQVLVQAYLLSNKRIIQALMKAHERGVEVRILVDAGRLEEGRDARITALAKAGIWVRREVKYRNAHNKIIIIDANSAHSVLITGSFNFTHAAQRKNAENMLIIRDFPALVHEYAKNWQRHADSALTY
- a CDS encoding RsmB/NOP family class I SAM-dependent RNA methyltransferase, which translates into the protein MKKLAPWLIEQSEALLNELLKFTGPADAVTRRFFRSQPKLGHAERGIIAEAVFAVLRRKLECAHLAESGSSRPNRRLALLGLMQTVGRQSLLPSVSAAEVEWLERVSKIDPASLPARIRMNLPDWLATALSQQISGKNLSVDEGESLAAALNHPAPLDLRVNSLKANRADVLALLAEAGIEAQPTPFAPLGVRVTGKPALNRLSAFEQGHFEVQDEGSQLLCYLVAPKRGEMVVDFCAGAGGKTLALGAQMRSSGRLYAFDVADRRLAKLKPRLAKSGLSNVHPVRIDSEHDAKIKRLAGKIDRVLIDAPCSGLGTLRRNPDLKWRQTPASVAELAVKQASILASAARLVKPGGRLVYATCSLLAAENEAVVEAFMAAHPEFQLVPAHKVLAEQQIDLDTGDYLSLWPHQHMTDGFFAAVLERCV
- the purN gene encoding phosphoribosylglycinamide formyltransferase; this encodes MKKIVILISGRGSNMEAIVRACEVQRWPARIVAVIASRADAKGLLFARAQGIATVAVEAKNYPERESFEAALVAALDSFTPDLIVLAGFMRVLTAPFIERYENRILNIHPSLLPSFRGLNTHQRALDAGIKVHGATVHFVNAQLDGGPIIAQSVVPVLADDDEATLSARVLASEHILYPRVVRWFIEDRLTLNATRVALTPPEPQCLITGADLI
- a CDS encoding bifunctional riboflavin kinase/FAD synthetase, coding for MRVFRGLSNARNPAPCALTIGNFDGVHRGHQMLLARLREQAKQRGLPVCVMTFEPHPREFFNPASAPPRIALLRDKLEALSLYGVDQVLVEPFNATFASQTADAFIQQIIVQGLNTRWLLVGDDFRYGAKRAGDFAALQTASKQYRFEVEQIATLTNGSQRISSSAIRAALLAGDLALARVLLGRSYMMSGHVIHGNKLGRELGFPTLNLRVAPQHLALSGIFAVAVHGLAQNPLPAVASLGIRPTVDNSGRILLETHILDWQGDAYGKLLRIEFLKKLRGEEKYNDLATLRTAIARDVENARAFFISSDYHYEQPEN